Below is a genomic region from Bacteroidota bacterium.
CGTTCACATCGTTCGCCCATTCAGCACCCGCCGCGCTGTAGAAATTATTTCTGCACCAAAAGTATATTCATTCGATACAGGGTTCATCAGCTACCAGCAAAGCTGGCAAAGACTGCATCCTAAAGATATTAGAATCATGTGGGAACACTTTGTGTTAAACGAACTTCATGCTCAATTACAATCGAGAGAAATTTATTACTGGCGTGATAAACGAGGACACGAGGTGGATTTTGTTCTTTCACAGCGGGGAAGCGACCTCATAGCAATCGAGTGCAAATGGTCTGCTAATGAATTTGAGTCGTCGAACCTGCAAGCTTTTTGGAGGCATTACCCAGATGCCAAAATATTTGTTGTTGGAAACGATATTGAGCGATCTTATAGTCGTGAATATAATGGTATGATGGTTCGATTTGTCAATTTGGCGGCGTTAATAGAGGCAATATTGAACCAGGGAAAATAAGGCTCCGTATCGAAAGTTTTTCCACATCATCAATTCGACAGGTTTAAAAGCTCGCTTATTATTTTTTTATATACTTCTTACGGTTGTAGGAACTTAATAAATACATCTTCATCCAAAATTTCGATACCTAATTGTCTTGCTTTCTCTAATTTTGAACCCGCATCAGCTCCTACAACAAGGTAGGTAACATTTTTTGAAACTGACGAAGCAACTTTTCCGCCTAAGTTCTCAATTTTTTCTTTTGCCTCTTCGCGTGTCATGCTCGAAAGTGTTCCGGTTAAAACAAAAGTTTTTCCACTTAAAGGCAAACCTTCTAACTTCACAGCTTCAAAATTTAATCCCACCGTTTGTAAACGATTTATCAAATCAATATTGTGTTTTTCTGCAAAGTAACGCTCGATACTTTCGGTAATTTTTGGACCTATCTCATAAGTGTTTTGTAAATCATCTTTGTTTGCAGCAAGCAATTTTTTTATTGATGGAAAACTTGTGCTTAAAATCTGAGCCCCCCCCATTCCAACATGCCGGATACCGAGTGCGAAGAGGACGCGATGATACGGTTTTTGTTTACTAACTTCAATCCCGTCTAGAAGATTTTGAACACTCTTATCGCCCCAACGTTCAATAGTGGCTAACTTTTCTTTTTGCTTTTGGAGCGAGTATAAATCGGCGACATTTTTTATAAATTTCAGTTCCACCAATCTATCAACTACAGCTTCGCCCAAACCTGAAATATCCATAGCACCTCGCGATGCCCAGTGCATTATTCTTCCTTTAACTTGTGCGGGGCACTCAGTGTTTTCGCAATAGTAATTTACTTCACCTTCGGGACGGTAAATTTTTGAACTACACTCAGGGCATTTCGATGGAAACAAAAATTTTTGAGTAATAGAAGGTCGTTTTTCCTTTATCACTTCTGTAACTTTTGGAATTACATCGCCCCCTTTTTCGACGATGACGCTGTCGCCAATTCTGATGTCGAGTTCTTGTATGTAGTCTTCGTTGTAGAGCGAAGCACGACTGACAGTAGTTCCTCCAATAAAAACCGGCTGCAAATTAGCGACAGGTGTGATTGTTCCAATGCGACCAACTTGAAGTTTAATGTCGTTTAATTTAGTTTCTGCTTTGCGCGATGTGAATTTGTAAGCGAAAGCCCAGCGCGGACTTTTAGCAATTGCGCCGAGCAAATCTTGCTGACGGAGCGAATCGACTTTTACTACTACACCATCGATGTCGTAGGGAAGGGTTTCACGCTTCTCTTCCCATTCTTTCCAAAACTCAATTACTTCATCAATATTATTACACAATCTTGAGAATTCATTAACCGGAAATTTCAACTGCTTTAACGTTTTCAAACAATCGGAATGATTTTTCAAATCTGCTTTTTCTGCTTTTAAAAAATAAGTATAAAAATTTAAGGGACGCTCGGCAACTATTTTCGGGTCTTGAAGTTTCAATGTGCCGGCGGCCGAGTTGCGGGGATTTACAAAAAGTTTTTCACCATCAAGCTCCCGCTCTTCGTTCATCCGAATGAAATCACCCTTTTTCATAAAAATTTCTCCGCGTATTTCAATATCAAGAAGAGCTTTGTTGTTCGTATCTAATTTTAAAGGTATCGAGCGGATTGTTTTCAGGTTGTTCGTGATATCATCGCCTTGTGTTCCGTCGCCGCGTGTTGCACCGACTTTCAGAATGCCATCAATATATTTCAAGCTAACTGCGATGCCGTCGAACTTTAACTCGCATACATATTTATACGATTGATCCTGCAGGAGCGATTTTATTCGACGGTCGAACTCGATGACTTCCTCCTCTGTGTATGAGTTCGATAAACTTAACATCGGAACTGAGTGAGTTACTGTGGGAAATTTTTTTGTCGGTTCACCGCTGACTCGCTGCGTAGGTGAGTCGGGTGTAATTAATTCGGGATACTGCTTTTCGAGTTCCTCAAGGTTACTCATCAATTTATCATACTCTGCATCCGAAATTACCGGTTCTGCTAAAACATAATAACGGTAATCGTGTTCGTTAATTTCTTTCCGCAGCTTCTCGAATTTTTCAATCACAGATTTTTGTAGAGGCATATTCTATCGTTGTGTTTGTTCGAGAAACTGCCGCGTTAAAACAATATCGCGTATAACAGCCCCTCGTTTGCCTAATGAGGGAACTTCCTTATTGTTGAGTTTAATTTTAATGCCCCCGGCGTTTCCGACTGTAAGTTTGAAATCGTGTGCAGCTTTCCACGTCATACTTTTATCTGCCAATAAAAGAATTTCGTTTTTTACTTTCTCATCAATTATTAAACTTATCCAGGCGCTTTCGGAAGCTGAAATAAAAAGGAGTAAACTATCTCCCGACACTGAAGCCGGGGGAAGTAAACCTTGAGGTGAGTGTTTGCTTAAATTAGAAATCGAAGAATCGGGTGTAGGTTTCTTTTCAGTTTCTTCTACAGCTTGCTGAAACGGGATTTCCGCAACAGTTTTTTCGGTATCATCTCTGAAAAAAGTTAACGAGCCAATCAATCCTACAACCACGATGATTGCGAGTATAGCCAGAACGGTAGTTTGGGATGCACCTTTTTGTTTCGACAGGCGGACTTTTGCAGCAGTATTCGGAGACGCAGTTTCATTGTTTATTTGAGGTTGAGTTGACTGTTCGTATTTTTTTATGCTATCGTCGGGATTTATGCCAACCTGAGCCGCATACTCACGGATAAAAGCCCGCACATAAGCTTGTGGTAAAATTGCAAATTGTCCCTCTTCAATAGCTTGAAGAAATTTAACGTTAATGCGTGTTGCGGCTGAAATATCTTCCAAAGAAATTATTTGACTTATCCGTGCATTCTTTAATTCTTCGCTGCAGATATTCATAATATTTTAATTTGGTATTGTATTTTTATCAATAGCTTCACGAACCGCTTTGGCAAGCTCTTCGTACATATATGGTTTATTTAAATATCCATCTATAGATTTAATAAAATTGTCGTCGTTCAAAATAGTATCGCTGTACCCGCTGCAAATTAAAATTTTGATAGAAGGTTTTAGCTTCTTCAATCTATAAAAAACCTCTTTACCACTGATGCCGGGCATATTGAGGTCAAGTATCACCAAGTCGTAGATATTGTTGTTCTGAAATTTTTCAAGGGCTTGAAAACCATCTTGAGCAATGTCAACTTTATATCCAAGTTCACGCAGGATATCGCCACCTACAACGCTGGCTCCTACATCGTCGTCGACGATCAGCACGCGTTCACTTCCACCGACAAGATTTTCTGCAATTTTATCTATTTCGAAGTCTTCTGTTCTTTCAACTCGCGGAAGATATATCGTAAAAGCAGTCCCAACACCGATTTCACTATCTACTGAAATATAACCATCGTGGTTTCTGACAACACCGAAGACCACCGATAAGCCAAGTCCGGTTCCTTTCGATTGGTCTTTAGTTGTAAAAAACGGTTCGAAAATTTTTAAGATGATATCATTCGGGATACCGGTTCCGTTATCAATTATTTTTATCATAACATATTTGCCCGGAGGAACATCATTAAAAGCTGCGGGGAGGTGTTCCTTTGTAATGATTGACTTGCATAGCACAGTAATTATTCCACCGTCTGGCAGAGCAGCCTGTGAGTTAATGAACAAATTTAAGATAGCTTGTTCTAATTGTCCTTCGTCGCCGTGAACAATTAAAATTTCTTTCGACGGTGTCCATTTAACTTGAGTCGATTTAGGAATGCTCCTTTCGAAGAGATGAAAGGTTTCACTTATAATTTTATTTATATCGGTATTGCGGAAATAAACATTCGATTTTCTTGAGAATGTTAATAACTGTCGTGTAACTGAAGCTCCCCTGCGAGCCGAATCTTCGATTAGAGTTATGTATTTATAAAATTTATCGCTCTCGGTAAGTTTTCGTTTCATCATCGAAGCAGGTCCGAGTATTGAGTTGAGTATATTGTTGAAATCGTGTGCAACGCCGCCAGCCAAATTTCCGATGCTGTCGATTTTTTGCGCTTGGATTATCTTCTCTTCCATCAGTTTTTGTTTGGTTATGTCGCGTGCAACCATACGGATTAATACCGGCTTTCTTTCGGAGTTGTGAACAATGGAGGTATTTACACTCACGTTTATTCGAGTGCCGTTTTTGGTTTCCATTATTTCTTCGACACCTTTTAAATCGACTCCGGTATTAAAAATTTCTTTAATGCGATGTAAGATTAAATCGTGGTATTCGGAGGGATATAATTTTGTAATTTTTTTTCCGATTATTTCTTCTTTTGTAAAACCTAAATGATCAAGTTCAGTTTTATTGCAGCTTACTATTATTCCGTCGGAGTTAACGCTATGGTACATATCGGGAAGGTTTTCGTATAAATCGGCATACAACCGCTCGGATTGTTTCATTTGTTCGAACAGGTACGCATTATTTAAAGCAACACTTATTTGGTTTCTGAAAGCCTGTAGTAATTCGAGTTGCTTTGGTCTGAGTGCATTTGAATCTTTGCTTGCTATTATAATTGTTCCAACAAATTGTGTGTTTAATTCGAGTGGAAGCGATGCCCATGTTGGAATGTTATACCGAAAAAACCGCTCGCTGATTAGTTGTTCTTCTTCAAATGTAAATTGCGACGGTTCGTTGTTTAATTTAAGAGCTTCAGCTAATTTTGAGTCAATATCAATTTGGTCGGGTAAAATTTTGGTTTGAATTTTATAACTATGCTTTAACTCCATTTTGTCTTTTTCGACAAGATAGATCCAACCGCCATCAGCATTCAGAAGGTCAACTACTTTTTTAAGAGAATTTTGCAGAACTGTTTTCAATTCTACTGAGTGGCTAACGGCTTGTGCGATGGTGTTGAGGGCAAGCAACTGACGATGTTGTTCGTTTATCTGCAGTCCATATTTTGAAATAAAAAAAACAATCAGAAATCCAAATATACCGACGGTAATTAATGTAATAAAATCTACCCATCTTAAATCCTGTCCCGTCGCAATGTTGATACTTAGGATCGTCACCATCAACACGATAACTGCTGTTGAGGCAACAACTTGCGATTGTTCAACCAAGCCTAACGATGAGGTAAAATTTTTGATATGTTTTAAGGGATTTATCATTTCCGATGAAAATTTATAAAGAAATTAAATGAGTTACAAATTCAAACGGAAAACTACGTTAGCCTGCAAAGCATATGACCTCGAATCGAAAAAGAAAAAAGTATTTAACATCGGCGCATCGTTTTTATTTTGATGATGAATAGAGGAGAACCCCTGCCCGACAAGTGTTCCGATGAGGGCGCCGCTCAGAACATCGGATAAGTAATGAGCATTCGAGTTGATCCGTTGTAACCCGACAATCGAAGCGAGAACGTATGCCGGGATACCTGCCTGCCAGCCATATATTCCGTTTAAACTTGCAGCCATTGCAAATGTAGATGAAGTATGTCCCGAAGGAAACGAGTGGTCGTCAGAAAAATTTGGCCGCATCCGCTGTGTCGATAATTTTAAAGTTTGTGTTATTATTTGAGTAACAGCAATCGACTCTAACAACAATTCTAACTTCGTAAAATATTCTGTAGAAGAGTTTCGTGATATCAAGCTTTCGAAACTAATCAACCCCGCTCCGGCAAAATAGCCCCAACCGAAAGTTTCGCCAAAGTTGTCGGCTGCTTTAGATAACGATTGCGACATAAACGCCTTTCTATAAAACTCCTTGCTGATACCTGTATCGAATTGACTTAAAGCGATGATCACAGCCGCACTCCCGATGAAGGCATACGGAGTATTGTTTTTTAAAAAAGCAGTTTCAACTCCTTCAACTAAATGATAGGGGTATGTTTGTATAAATGATGAAATATTTTTATAACGATAGCTAACAAGTTGAGAGCTATCGGTTTGTGAGTGGGTATAACTGTAAAAAAAAATGGTGCTGCTGATTATTAATACTAAAAACCCCTTATTTTTAGTTGCTCTCGCTGGTTTCAGCCTGGGGTTCCTTTTCGGGTTTCGCTTTTTTCGATTTATTCACGTCAACGAATTTGAGCGTATTGGTTTTAGGATTAAGCTTAATATTTATTATGCTTCCCTCGGAAAATTTATTTCTAAGGATTTCTTCTGCAATAGCATCTTCGACATATTTTTGAAGTACACGTTTCAACGGA
It encodes:
- a CDS encoding DUF4143 domain-containing protein, yielding VHIVRPFSTRRAVEIISAPKVYSFDTGFISYQQSWQRLHPKDIRIMWEHFVLNELHAQLQSREIYYWRDKRGHEVDFVLSQRGSDLIAIECKWSANEFESSNLQAFWRHYPDAKIFVVGNDIERSYSREYNGMMVRFVNLAALIEAILNQGK
- the ligA gene encoding NAD-dependent DNA ligase LigA; amino-acid sequence: MPLQKSVIEKFEKLRKEINEHDYRYYVLAEPVISDAEYDKLMSNLEELEKQYPELITPDSPTQRVSGEPTKKFPTVTHSVPMLSLSNSYTEEEVIEFDRRIKSLLQDQSYKYVCELKFDGIAVSLKYIDGILKVGATRGDGTQGDDITNNLKTIRSIPLKLDTNNKALLDIEIRGEIFMKKGDFIRMNEERELDGEKLFVNPRNSAAGTLKLQDPKIVAERPLNFYTYFLKAEKADLKNHSDCLKTLKQLKFPVNEFSRLCNNIDEVIEFWKEWEEKRETLPYDIDGVVVKVDSLRQQDLLGAIAKSPRWAFAYKFTSRKAETKLNDIKLQVGRIGTITPVANLQPVFIGGTTVSRASLYNEDYIQELDIRIGDSVIVEKGGDVIPKVTEVIKEKRPSITQKFLFPSKCPECSSKIYRPEGEVNYYCENTECPAQVKGRIMHWASRGAMDISGLGEAVVDRLVELKFIKNVADLYSLQKQKEKLATIERWGDKSVQNLLDGIEVSKQKPYHRVLFALGIRHVGMGGAQILSTSFPSIKKLLAANKDDLQNTYEIGPKITESIERYFAEKHNIDLINRLQTVGLNFEAVKLEGLPLSGKTFVLTGTLSSMTREEAKEKIENLGGKVASSVSKNVTYLVVGADAGSKLEKARQLGIEILDEDVFIKFLQP
- a CDS encoding DUF4115 domain-containing protein codes for the protein MNICSEELKNARISQIISLEDISAATRINVKFLQAIEEGQFAILPQAYVRAFIREYAAQVGINPDDSIKKYEQSTQPQINNETASPNTAAKVRLSKQKGASQTTVLAILAIIVVVGLIGSLTFFRDDTEKTVAEIPFQQAVEETEKKPTPDSSISNLSKHSPQGLLPPASVSGDSLLLFISASESAWISLIIDEKVKNEILLLADKSMTWKAAHDFKLTVGNAGGIKIKLNNKEVPSLGKRGAVIRDIVLTRQFLEQTQR
- a CDS encoding PAS domain S-box protein — its product is MINPLKHIKNFTSSLGLVEQSQVVASTAVIVLMVTILSINIATGQDLRWVDFITLITVGIFGFLIVFFISKYGLQINEQHRQLLALNTIAQAVSHSVELKTVLQNSLKKVVDLLNADGGWIYLVEKDKMELKHSYKIQTKILPDQIDIDSKLAEALKLNNEPSQFTFEEEQLISERFFRYNIPTWASLPLELNTQFVGTIIIASKDSNALRPKQLELLQAFRNQISVALNNAYLFEQMKQSERLYADLYENLPDMYHSVNSDGIIVSCNKTELDHLGFTKEEIIGKKITKLYPSEYHDLILHRIKEIFNTGVDLKGVEEIMETKNGTRINVSVNTSIVHNSERKPVLIRMVARDITKQKLMEEKIIQAQKIDSIGNLAGGVAHDFNNILNSILGPASMMKRKLTESDKFYKYITLIEDSARRGASVTRQLLTFSRKSNVYFRNTDINKIISETFHLFERSIPKSTQVKWTPSKEILIVHGDEGQLEQAILNLFINSQAALPDGGIITVLCKSIITKEHLPAAFNDVPPGKYVMIKIIDNGTGIPNDIILKIFEPFFTTKDQSKGTGLGLSVVFGVVRNHDGYISVDSEIGVGTAFTIYLPRVERTEDFEIDKIAENLVGGSERVLIVDDDVGASVVGGDILRELGYKVDIAQDGFQALEKFQNNNIYDLVILDLNMPGISGKEVFYRLKKLKPSIKILICSGYSDTILNDDNFIKSIDGYLNKPYMYEELAKAVREAIDKNTIPN
- a CDS encoding phosphatase PAP2 family protein, encoding MIIALSQFDTGISKEFYRKAFMSQSLSKAADNFGETFGWGYFAGAGLISFESLISRNSSTEYFTKLELLLESIAVTQIITQTLKLSTQRMRPNFSDDHSFPSGHTSSTFAMAASLNGIYGWQAGIPAYVLASIVGLQRINSNAHYLSDVLSGALIGTLVGQGFSSIHHQNKNDAPMLNTFFFFDSRSYALQANVVFRLNL